The following proteins are co-located in the Noviherbaspirillum sp. UKPF54 genome:
- a CDS encoding DUF2917 domain-containing protein gives MAKAASPSACMVVRPGTALTMRSDRNQTLTVVEAAGRSVWMTRVGERMDYLFGAGDSVALHPGDDITLSVHKSDGAAHIVLCTSAQPAPRLWRTRTWPAIIGGALRLRHAAR, from the coding sequence ATGGCAAAAGCAGCCTCTCCATCCGCATGCATGGTCGTGCGCCCCGGCACGGCCCTCACCATGCGCAGCGACAGAAACCAGACACTGACGGTGGTGGAGGCAGCCGGCAGGAGCGTGTGGATGACCCGCGTGGGCGAGCGCATGGATTATCTGTTCGGCGCCGGTGACAGCGTGGCGCTGCATCCGGGCGACGACATCACGCTCAGCGTGCACAAGTCGGATGGCGCGGCGCACATCGTTTTGTGCACGTCGGCGCAGCCGGCGCCGCGCTTGTGGCGGACCAGGACGTGGCCGGCCATCATTGGCGGCGCGCTGCGGCTGCGCCATGCGGCACGATAA